One window from the genome of Macrobrachium rosenbergii isolate ZJJX-2024 chromosome 2, ASM4041242v1, whole genome shotgun sequence encodes:
- the LOC136843300 gene encoding uncharacterized protein produces MFPITAEIKEDLRWWTSRDRLSEGKSLHLLSPDLSFYADALDQDWGPLLGTLETSSTWSPEQRRLHINVRESSAIHLGLKHFVKLATDRTMVVHSDNTTALSCIRKQGGTHSFSLNEAAKELFILVDQNQVRITTRFIQGRVNPLADEPS; encoded by the coding sequence ATGTTTCCAATTACAGcagagataaaagaggatctcCGGTGGTGGACGTCCAGAGACAGACTGTCAGAGGGAAAGTCTCTTCATCTTCTGAGCCCCGACCTCTCATTTTATGCAGACGCCTTGGACCAGGATTGGGGACCACTTTTGGGCACCCTAGAAACTTCCAGCACGTGGTCTCCAGAGCAAAGGAGGTTGCACATCAACGTCAGGGAGTCTTCAGCCATTCATTTAGGCCTGAAGCACTTTGTGAAATTAGCAACAGACAGAACCATGGTGGTtcattcagacaacaccacagctctctCGTGCATCAGGAAACAGGGCGGAACCCACTCGTTCTCCCTGAATGAGGCAGCAAAAGAGCTTTTCATTTTGGTGGACCAGAATCAGGTCAGGATCACTACAAGATTCATCCAAGGGAGGGTGAATCCCCTGGCAGACGAACCAAGTTGA